A region from the Rhizobium sp. ARZ01 genome encodes:
- a CDS encoding phosphatase PAP2 family protein, whose translation MKRPTTFSVWIIVLTVTLVTALIPLDPYLSQAAQRLPASIVHFNSRITDFGRFRWMIYGSGGLAIVSLVVHRASLSAESAARARTAWRLFSYFFVTIAGASALVNLLKGLVGRARPELFAELGAYSLSPWTGNNLFQSFPSGHSAAVGSFFGAFAMLAPRFRPLFLAGALLIGVSRVIVGAHYPSDVAAGLLVGLWCAVMTAFLFARWNMLFRLDAAGWPQPKMLGEETRQV comes from the coding sequence ATGAAGCGACCAACCACATTCAGTGTCTGGATCATTGTCCTGACCGTGACGCTCGTCACGGCGCTGATCCCGCTCGATCCGTACCTGTCGCAGGCCGCGCAGCGATTGCCGGCCAGCATCGTGCACTTCAATAGCAGGATCACCGACTTCGGGAGGTTTCGCTGGATGATCTATGGTTCCGGTGGTCTCGCGATTGTTTCCCTGGTCGTGCATCGCGCAAGCCTCAGTGCGGAGTCGGCCGCGCGCGCAAGGACGGCCTGGCGGCTGTTTTCTTATTTCTTCGTGACGATTGCCGGCGCCAGTGCGCTTGTGAATTTACTCAAGGGGCTGGTCGGGCGGGCGCGTCCGGAACTCTTCGCCGAACTCGGCGCCTATAGCCTCTCGCCCTGGACGGGCAACAACCTGTTTCAAAGCTTTCCTTCCGGTCATTCGGCAGCCGTCGGTTCGTTCTTCGGTGCGTTCGCCATGCTGGCACCGAGATTCCGGCCGCTGTTCCTCGCCGGGGCTCTTTTGATCGGCGTTTCGCGCGTCATCGTCGGCGCACATTATCCGAGCGATGTCGCGGCCGGGCTTCTGGTTGGGCTCTGGTGTGCCGTGATGACGGCGTTCTTGTTTGCGCGCTGGAACATGCTGTTCCGGCTCGATGCCGCCGGCTGGCCGCAACCGAAGATGCTTGGCGAGGAGACGCGCCAGGTGTGA
- a CDS encoding MFS transporter — MANTATADGAKARPMTGEEKKVIFASSLGTVFEWYDFYLYGSLAVYIGAAFFSSYPEATRNIFALLAFAAGFLVRPFGALVFGRLGDLVGRKYTFLVTILIMGLSTFLVGLLPGAASIGIAAPILLLVLRMLQGLALGGEYGGAATYVAEHAPHGRRGYFTSWIQTTATLGLFLSLVVILGVQFALGKEAFAAWGWRIPFLVSVVLLGVSVWIRMKMNESPAFKKMKEEGKTSKAPLSEAFGQWKNAKIALLALFGAVVGQAVVWYSGQFYALFFLTGVLKVESQSANIMVAASLILGTGFFVFFGWLSDKIGRKPIIMAGLLLAILTYFPLFKALTWAGNPALAQAQATVRATVTAAPGDCKFQFNPTGTAKFTTSCDIATAFLTKNSVPYDVVTTAAIGTPATVKIGETVISSFDAIAAGDQAKAMTAAFEKQTNIALHDAGYPLVRAAAKVPDAKLDAFVAANPELALDAAAIRAGEKTTMTGADLVAAKLLTADEANGVNDMAVFTIANGGAFAMVADPAAVNWTKIIAVLTVLVIYVTMVYGPIAALLVELFPTRIRYTGMSLPYHIGNGWFGGLLPATAFAMSAAQGDIYYGLWYPIVFAAITLVIGILFLPETKDRDINAMD; from the coding sequence ATGGCCAACACCGCGACTGCTGACGGTGCGAAAGCCCGTCCGATGACGGGAGAGGAGAAGAAAGTCATCTTCGCCTCGTCGCTCGGTACCGTCTTTGAATGGTACGATTTCTATCTCTACGGTTCGCTCGCCGTCTACATCGGCGCGGCCTTCTTCAGCTCTTATCCGGAAGCCACGCGCAACATCTTCGCGCTTTTGGCCTTTGCCGCCGGCTTCCTGGTCCGTCCGTTCGGCGCGCTCGTCTTCGGCCGCCTCGGCGACCTCGTCGGCCGCAAGTACACCTTCCTAGTGACGATCCTGATCATGGGTCTGTCGACCTTCCTCGTCGGCCTCCTGCCCGGTGCCGCCTCGATCGGCATCGCCGCCCCGATCCTGCTGCTCGTCCTGCGCATGCTGCAGGGTCTGGCGCTCGGCGGTGAATATGGCGGTGCCGCCACTTACGTGGCCGAGCACGCGCCGCACGGCCGTCGCGGCTACTTCACCTCCTGGATCCAGACGACCGCGACGCTCGGCTTGTTCCTGTCGCTCGTCGTCATCCTGGGCGTCCAGTTCGCCCTCGGCAAGGAAGCCTTCGCCGCCTGGGGCTGGCGCATTCCGTTCCTGGTCTCCGTCGTTCTTCTCGGCGTGTCCGTCTGGATCCGCATGAAAATGAACGAATCGCCGGCCTTCAAGAAGATGAAGGAAGAGGGCAAGACCTCGAAGGCGCCGCTTTCGGAAGCCTTCGGCCAGTGGAAGAACGCCAAGATCGCGCTTCTCGCACTGTTCGGCGCCGTCGTCGGCCAGGCCGTCGTCTGGTACTCTGGCCAGTTCTACGCACTGTTCTTCCTGACCGGCGTGCTGAAGGTCGAAAGCCAGTCGGCCAACATCATGGTCGCCGCTTCGCTGATTCTCGGCACCGGCTTCTTCGTCTTCTTTGGCTGGCTGTCGGACAAGATCGGCCGCAAGCCGATCATCATGGCCGGCCTGCTGCTCGCCATCCTGACCTACTTCCCGCTGTTCAAGGCACTGACCTGGGCCGGCAACCCGGCGCTCGCACAGGCACAGGCAACGGTCCGCGCGACCGTCACCGCAGCCCCCGGCGACTGCAAGTTCCAGTTCAACCCGACCGGTACGGCGAAGTTCACCACCTCGTGCGACATCGCAACCGCCTTCCTCACCAAGAACTCGGTGCCCTATGACGTCGTGACGACGGCCGCGATCGGCACGCCGGCAACCGTGAAGATCGGCGAGACCGTCATCAGCAGCTTCGACGCCATCGCAGCCGGCGACCAGGCCAAGGCCATGACCGCCGCCTTCGAAAAGCAGACCAACATCGCGCTACATGATGCCGGCTATCCGCTGGTTCGCGCAGCCGCCAAGGTTCCGGATGCAAAGCTCGACGCCTTCGTCGCCGCCAACCCGGAACTCGCCCTCGATGCCGCGGCCATCCGCGCCGGCGAGAAGACGACCATGACGGGTGCGGACCTTGTCGCCGCCAAGCTGCTGACCGCAGACGAGGCAAACGGCGTCAACGACATGGCAGTCTTCACCATTGCCAATGGCGGTGCCTTCGCGATGGTCGCCGATCCGGCCGCCGTCAACTGGACCAAGATCATCGCCGTCCTGACCGTCCTCGTCATCTACGTGACGATGGTCTACGGCCCGATCGCAGCCCTGCTCGTCGAACTGTTCCCGACCCGCATCCGCTACACCGGCATGTCGCTGCCCTATCACATCGGCAACGGCTGGTTCGGCGGCCTGCTGCCGGCCACGGCCTTCGCAATGAGCGCGGCCCAGGGCGATATCTACTACGGCCTGTGGTACCCGATCGTCTTCGCGGCGATCACCCTCGTCATCGGCATCCTGTTCCTGCCGGAAACGAAGGACCGCGACATCAACGCCATGGATTGA
- a CDS encoding aspartate-semialdehyde dehydrogenase, with product MGFKIAVAGATGNVGREMLNILVERGFPADEVVALASSRSVGTEVSYGDKTLKVHNLETYDFSDTDICLMSAGGAVSLKYSPKIGAQGCVVIDNSSAWRYDAEVPLIVPEVNPDAIAGFTKKNIIANPNCSTAQLVVALKPLHDRATIKRVVVSTYQSVSGAGKEGMDELFNQTRAVFVADPIESKKFTKRIAFNVIPHIDVFMEDGYTKEEWKVLAETKKMLDPKIKVTCTAVRVPVFIGHSESVNIEFEKEITAEEAREILREAPGCQVIDKHENGGYITPYESAGEDATYISRIREDATVENGLNLWVVSDNLRKGAALNTIQIAELLVNRGLIKAKKQAA from the coding sequence ATGGGTTTCAAGATTGCAGTCGCCGGCGCTACCGGCAATGTCGGACGGGAAATGCTGAACATCCTGGTGGAGCGTGGCTTCCCGGCCGATGAGGTCGTGGCGCTCGCCTCCAGCCGCTCGGTCGGCACGGAAGTCTCCTACGGCGACAAAACGCTGAAGGTGCACAATCTCGAAACCTACGACTTCTCCGACACCGACATCTGCCTGATGTCCGCCGGCGGCGCGGTGTCGCTGAAGTACTCGCCGAAGATCGGCGCCCAGGGCTGCGTCGTCATCGACAACTCGTCGGCCTGGCGCTACGACGCCGAGGTGCCGCTGATCGTGCCGGAAGTGAACCCGGACGCGATCGCCGGCTTCACGAAGAAGAACATCATCGCCAACCCGAACTGCTCGACCGCGCAGCTCGTCGTCGCGCTGAAGCCGCTGCACGACCGCGCCACGATCAAGCGCGTCGTCGTCTCGACCTACCAGTCGGTGTCAGGTGCGGGCAAGGAAGGCATGGACGAGCTGTTCAACCAGACACGCGCCGTCTTCGTCGCCGACCCGATCGAGAGCAAGAAGTTCACCAAGCGCATCGCCTTCAACGTCATCCCGCACATCGACGTGTTCATGGAAGACGGCTACACGAAGGAAGAGTGGAAGGTGCTGGCCGAGACGAAGAAGATGCTCGACCCGAAGATCAAGGTCACCTGCACGGCCGTGCGCGTGCCCGTGTTCATCGGTCATTCGGAGTCGGTCAACATCGAGTTCGAAAAGGAAATCACCGCCGAGGAGGCGCGCGAGATCCTGCGCGAGGCGCCGGGTTGCCAGGTGATCGACAAGCACGAGAACGGCGGCTACATCACGCCTTACGAATCGGCTGGCGAGGACGCGACCTACATCTCGCGGATCCGTGAAGACGCGACGGTCGAGAACGGTCTCAACCTGTGGGTCGTCTCGGACAACCTGCGCAAGGGCGCCGCGCTGAACACCATTCAGATCGCCGAGTTGCTCGTCAACCGCGGACTGATCAAGGCGAAGAAGCAGGCAGCCTGA
- the pdxY gene encoding pyridoxal kinase PdxY gives MIEGEKGAVLVISSHVVRGTVGNRAVVFALETLGHPVWAVPTVILPWHPGHGRATRVAIDAADFDALIDDLIRAPWRGEIKAVLTGYIGDAAQAASIARLVRALKTENPDIHYLCDPVCGDEGGLYVPLATAEAIRDELLPLASVATPNRFELAWLAGAPLETNAAIMEAALSLGPSRMLVTSAVPMMAGSTGNLYLSGRTALLAEHRQVPNPPNGTGDLVAALFLSRLLDGLPEERALHLATASVFEIVARSSKRGADELTLEQDASSLSTPMAMVQMRRLVHPGAKRTR, from the coding sequence ATGATCGAAGGTGAAAAGGGCGCGGTCCTTGTCATATCGAGCCATGTCGTGCGCGGAACGGTAGGAAACCGTGCCGTCGTCTTCGCGCTGGAAACGCTCGGCCATCCTGTCTGGGCCGTTCCCACCGTCATCCTTCCTTGGCATCCCGGACATGGCCGGGCGACGCGCGTTGCAATCGACGCAGCCGATTTCGATGCACTCATCGACGACCTGATACGGGCCCCATGGCGTGGTGAGATCAAGGCCGTACTGACCGGTTATATTGGCGATGCCGCGCAGGCGGCCTCGATTGCCCGCCTCGTGCGCGCCCTCAAGACCGAGAACCCGGACATCCACTATCTCTGCGATCCCGTTTGCGGCGACGAGGGCGGCCTCTATGTGCCGCTCGCCACGGCCGAGGCGATACGGGACGAACTCCTGCCGCTTGCCTCGGTCGCGACCCCGAACCGTTTCGAACTCGCATGGCTTGCCGGAGCGCCGCTTGAGACGAATGCCGCGATCATGGAGGCGGCATTGTCGCTTGGACCATCACGCATGCTCGTCACCTCGGCCGTACCGATGATGGCGGGAAGCACCGGAAATCTCTATCTGTCCGGACGCACGGCGTTGCTTGCCGAGCATCGGCAAGTGCCCAATCCGCCGAACGGTACGGGCGATCTCGTCGCCGCACTCTTCCTGTCGCGGCTGCTCGACGGCCTGCCTGAAGAGCGGGCCTTGCACCTTGCCACCGCCAGCGTTTTCGAAATAGTCGCACGCAGTTCCAAGCGCGGTGCAGACGAGCTGACCCTCGAGCAGGACGCTTCGAGCCTGTCAACGCCGATGGCCATGGTGCAGATGCGCCGCCTCGTCCATCCCGGTGCGAAACGAACACGGTGA
- a CDS encoding lytic murein transglycosylase, with protein sequence MKRMFQGLAAVALTAAIPAVAAAAQCGNNAAGFPAWVDEFKGEAASNGISPRTLDRVFAEVGYNKATIRADRGQKSFKLSLDQFMQKRGGQTIINRGKGLRKQNAALFARIESQYGVPAGPLIAIWGMETGFGGFLGKEHTLSAVATLAYDCRRSEYFTNQLYAALNLVQNGTLSTQARGAAHGEIGQTQFLPVNVLKYGVDGDGDGHIDLVRSKADALASTANFLRGHGWSAGAGYQPGEANFAAIQGWNAANVYQRAIAIIAAEIDGE encoded by the coding sequence ATGAAAAGGATGTTTCAGGGGTTGGCGGCGGTTGCACTGACGGCGGCCATCCCTGCGGTGGCGGCGGCCGCGCAATGCGGCAACAACGCAGCCGGTTTTCCTGCCTGGGTAGACGAGTTCAAGGGCGAAGCCGCCAGCAATGGCATCAGCCCGCGCACGCTCGACAGGGTCTTCGCCGAAGTCGGCTACAACAAGGCGACCATCCGCGCCGATCGTGGTCAGAAGAGCTTCAAGCTGTCGCTGGACCAGTTCATGCAGAAGCGTGGCGGACAGACGATCATCAACCGCGGCAAGGGATTGCGAAAGCAGAATGCCGCTCTGTTTGCCCGTATCGAGAGCCAGTACGGCGTCCCGGCCGGCCCCTTGATCGCAATCTGGGGCATGGAAACCGGCTTCGGCGGCTTCCTGGGCAAGGAGCACACGCTTTCGGCCGTGGCCACGCTCGCCTATGATTGCCGGCGTTCCGAGTATTTCACCAATCAGCTCTACGCGGCGCTGAACCTCGTGCAGAACGGCACGCTCAGCACGCAGGCGCGGGGTGCCGCCCATGGCGAGATCGGCCAGACGCAGTTCCTGCCCGTCAACGTCCTGAAATACGGTGTGGACGGCGATGGCGACGGCCACATCGATCTCGTCCGCTCAAAGGCAGACGCGCTCGCTTCGACCGCAAATTTCCTGCGCGGTCACGGCTGGAGCGCCGGCGCTGGCTATCAGCCGGGTGAGGCAAACTTCGCCGCAATCCAGGGCTGGAATGCAGCCAACGTCTATCAGCGGGCGATCGCCATCATCGCCGCGGAGATCGACGGCGAATGA
- a CDS encoding metallopeptidase family protein: MARIDQTEEWQNRHAPSISTFESLAMEAYSHLPEEFRALTGNLIIEIADFPSDDVFEDMALETPFDLLGLFEGRGISERFTMETGEMPNRIMLYRRPILDYWAENEETLGDIVTHVLIHEIGHHFGLSDDDMERIEASADLAAG; this comes from the coding sequence ATGGCCCGCATCGACCAGACAGAAGAATGGCAAAACCGCCATGCCCCCTCGATCAGCACGTTCGAATCGCTGGCGATGGAAGCCTATAGTCATCTGCCGGAAGAGTTTCGCGCGCTGACCGGCAACCTGATCATCGAGATCGCCGACTTTCCGAGCGACGATGTGTTCGAGGACATGGCGCTGGAGACACCCTTCGACCTGCTCGGCCTGTTCGAGGGGCGCGGCATTTCCGAGCGTTTCACGATGGAAACGGGCGAGATGCCGAACCGCATCATGCTCTACCGCCGCCCGATCCTCGATTACTGGGCCGAGAACGAGGAAACGCTGGGCGACATCGTCACCCACGTGCTGATCCACGAGATCGGCCACCATTTCGGCCTCTCCGACGACGACATGGAACGGATCGAGGCCAGCGCGGATCTCGCGGCTGGGTAA
- a CDS encoding cupin domain-containing protein translates to MMIEPCGSRPSVTPSPDYFTGRVRLDPIIETPAPARLRAASVTFEPGARTAWHTHPLGQTLIVTAGRGLAQSWGHPRRVIRAGDIVWFEPGEKHWHGAAPEAAMTHIALQEALDGNTVDWLEHVSDEQYAGKKMMPGE, encoded by the coding sequence ATGATGATCGAGCCCTGCGGCAGCCGTCCGTCGGTTACCCCCTCACCCGACTATTTCACCGGCCGAGTCCGCCTGGATCCGATCATCGAAACCCCGGCGCCCGCCCGCCTGCGCGCAGCCAGCGTCACCTTCGAACCGGGCGCAAGGACCGCCTGGCACACGCATCCGCTTGGCCAGACATTGATTGTCACTGCGGGTCGGGGGCTCGCGCAAAGCTGGGGTCACCCCCGGCGGGTGATCCGTGCCGGAGACATCGTCTGGTTCGAGCCGGGCGAAAAACACTGGCATGGCGCCGCACCCGAAGCGGCCATGACCCATATCGCGCTGCAGGAAGCATTGGACGGCAACACAGTGGACTGGCTGGAACACGTCTCAGACGAGCAATACGCCGGCAAGAAGATGATGCCCGGCGAATGA
- a CDS encoding carbonic anhydrase, which yields MHRFPDHLLTGYQNFMEGRFSEQQQRYKGLAETGQKPKTMVIACCDSRAAPETIFDCGPGELFVVRNVANLMPPYEPDGHYHSTSAALEFAVQSLRVSDIVVMGHGRCGGIKAALDLDAEPLSPGDFIGRWMNLLKPSAEQIQSNDVMTAAERQRALERVSIRNSIANLRTFPCVQILEQRGKLNLHGAWFDISTGELWIMDAKTGDFGRPGM from the coding sequence ATGCATCGCTTTCCTGACCACCTTCTGACCGGCTACCAGAACTTCATGGAAGGGCGCTTCAGCGAGCAGCAGCAGCGCTACAAGGGGCTTGCCGAGACCGGCCAGAAACCGAAGACGATGGTGATTGCCTGTTGCGATTCGCGCGCAGCCCCGGAAACCATCTTCGATTGCGGCCCCGGCGAACTCTTCGTGGTGCGCAACGTCGCCAATCTGATGCCGCCCTACGAGCCGGACGGTCACTATCATTCGACCTCGGCCGCCCTCGAATTCGCCGTTCAGTCGCTGCGCGTCTCCGACATCGTCGTCATGGGCCATGGCCGCTGCGGGGGCATCAAGGCCGCGCTCGATCTGGATGCCGAGCCGCTGTCACCGGGTGATTTCATCGGCCGCTGGATGAACCTGCTGAAGCCGTCAGCCGAACAGATCCAGAGCAATGACGTGATGACCGCGGCCGAGCGCCAGCGGGCGCTGGAACGCGTCTCGATCCGCAACTCCATCGCCAACCTCAGGACGTTCCCGTGCGTCCAGATTCTCGAACAGCGCGGCAAGCTCAACCTGCACGGCGCCTGGTTCGACATCTCCACCGGCGAACTCTGGATCATGGATGCCAAGACCGGCGACTTCGGCCGGCCCGGAATGTGA
- the leuB gene encoding 3-isopropylmalate dehydrogenase, which produces MTVRNLLLLPGDGIGPEAMAEVRKIIAYMNAEKGAGFVTDEGLVGGSAYDAHGAAISEGDMQKALDADAVLFGAVGGPKWDAVPYEVRPEAGLLRLRKDLKLFANLRPAICYPALANASSLKAELVEGLDILIVRELTGGVYFGEPKEIIDLGNGQKRGIDTQVYDTYEIERIAGVAFELARTRNNRVCSMEKRNVMKSGVLWNQVVTETHKRAYSDVQLEHMLADAGGMQLVRAPKQFDVIVTDNLFGDMLSDVAAMLTGSLGMLPSASLGAPDPKTGKRKALYEPVHGSAPDIAGKGIANPIAMIASFAMCLRYSFNMVKEADDLEKAIANVLDRGIRTGDIMAEGATRVGTTEMGDAILAEFKALSA; this is translated from the coding sequence ATGACTGTGCGCAACCTCCTCCTTCTGCCCGGCGACGGCATCGGCCCGGAAGCCATGGCGGAAGTCCGCAAGATCATCGCCTACATGAACGCCGAGAAGGGTGCCGGCTTCGTCACCGACGAAGGCCTCGTCGGCGGTTCGGCTTATGACGCCCATGGTGCCGCGATCTCGGAAGGCGACATGCAGAAGGCGCTTGACGCCGATGCGGTGCTGTTTGGTGCCGTCGGCGGCCCGAAGTGGGACGCTGTTCCTTACGAAGTGCGCCCCGAAGCCGGCCTGCTGCGCCTGCGCAAGGACCTTAAGCTGTTTGCCAACCTGCGCCCGGCGATCTGCTACCCGGCGCTTGCCAACGCCTCTTCGCTTAAGGCCGAGCTGGTCGAGGGCCTCGACATCCTGATCGTGCGCGAGCTGACCGGCGGCGTCTATTTCGGCGAGCCGAAGGAGATCATCGACCTCGGCAATGGCCAGAAGCGCGGCATCGACACGCAGGTCTACGATACCTACGAGATCGAGCGCATCGCCGGCGTCGCCTTCGAGCTGGCCCGCACCCGCAACAATCGCGTCTGCTCGATGGAAAAGCGCAACGTCATGAAGTCCGGCGTGTTGTGGAACCAGGTCGTGACCGAGACGCACAAGCGCGCCTATTCCGACGTGCAGCTCGAGCACATGCTCGCCGACGCCGGCGGCATGCAACTGGTTCGTGCGCCAAAACAGTTCGACGTGATCGTCACCGACAACCTGTTCGGCGACATGCTGTCTGACGTTGCCGCCATGCTGACCGGCTCGCTCGGCATGCTGCCGTCGGCCTCGCTCGGTGCGCCGGATCCGAAGACCGGCAAGCGCAAGGCGCTCTACGAGCCTGTGCACGGCTCCGCCCCCGACATTGCCGGCAAGGGCATCGCCAACCCGATCGCCATGATCGCCTCGTTCGCCATGTGCCTGCGCTACTCCTTCAACATGGTGAAGGAAGCGGACGACCTGGAAAAGGCGATCGCCAACGTTCTCGACCGCGGCATCCGCACCGGCGACATCATGGCCGAGGGCGCTACGCGGGTCGGCACGACCGAGATGGGCGATGCGATCCTTGCCGAGTTCAAGGCGCTTTCCGCCTGA
- a CDS encoding RidA family protein: protein MRKLISSGSPFERTAGYSRAVVQGDWCFVSGTTGYDYATMTMPETVEEQTRNCLSTIRKAMEEGGFALSDVVRCHYYVTDASFADIVFPILGEAFGEIRPAATMIVCDLIKPEMLIEIEVTALRQR, encoded by the coding sequence ATGCGTAAGCTGATCTCCTCCGGATCCCCCTTCGAACGCACCGCCGGCTATTCGCGGGCGGTGGTTCAGGGCGACTGGTGCTTCGTTTCCGGCACGACTGGCTATGACTACGCCACGATGACGATGCCGGAGACGGTGGAGGAGCAGACGCGCAACTGCCTCTCGACGATCCGCAAGGCGATGGAAGAGGGCGGGTTCGCGCTCAGCGATGTCGTGCGCTGCCACTACTATGTTACCGATGCGTCCTTCGCCGACATCGTCTTCCCGATCCTGGGCGAAGCCTTCGGCGAGATCCGTCCCGCCGCGACGATGATCGTCTGCGATCTGATCAAGCCCGAGATGCTGATCGAGATCGAAGTCACGGCGCTGCGCCAGCGCTGA
- the leuD gene encoding 3-isopropylmalate dehydratase small subunit: MDKFVKLTGVAAPLPVVNIDTDMIIPKDYLKTIKRTGLGTGLFAEARFNEDGSPNPDFVLNKPAYQNASILVAGDNFGCGSSREHAPWALLDFGIRCVISTSFADIFYNNCFKNGILPIVVSPENLEKLMDDASRGSNAVLTVDLEAQEITGPDGGRIAFEIDAFRRHCLLNGLDDIGLTLEKSAAIDSFEKSTAATRPWA, translated from the coding sequence ATGGACAAGTTCGTCAAGCTGACCGGCGTCGCCGCGCCACTGCCCGTCGTCAATATCGACACGGACATGATCATCCCGAAGGACTACCTGAAGACCATCAAGCGCACCGGTCTCGGCACGGGTCTCTTCGCGGAGGCGCGCTTCAACGAGGACGGCTCGCCGAACCCGGATTTCGTGCTGAACAAGCCCGCCTACCAGAACGCTTCCATCCTGGTTGCCGGCGACAATTTCGGCTGCGGCTCGTCGCGCGAACACGCCCCCTGGGCGCTGCTCGACTTCGGCATCCGCTGCGTCATCTCGACCTCGTTCGCCGACATCTTCTATAACAACTGCTTCAAGAACGGCATCCTGCCGATCGTCGTCAGCCCCGAGAACCTCGAGAAGCTGATGGACGATGCCAGCCGCGGCTCGAACGCCGTGCTGACCGTCGATCTCGAGGCGCAGGAAATCACCGGTCCGGACGGCGGCCGTATCGCCTTCGAAATCGACGCCTTCCGCCGGCACTGCCTGCTGAACGGCCTCGACGATATCGGCCTGACCCTGGAAAAGTCGGCCGCGATCGACAGTTTCGAGAAGTCCACGGCTGCCACCCGTCCCTGGGCCTGA